The Planifilum fimeticola genome has a segment encoding these proteins:
- the dat gene encoding D-amino-acid transaminase, giving the protein MILWNDRLIPRNEASVDIEDRGYQFGDGIYEVIRVYGGKAFYLTEHLNRLEKSAREIRLPLPWDFGLLAERINQLVDANRLVEGTIYLQVTRGRAPRNHAFPEKTEPVLVAYTTEVPRPEAMLKEGIRTCTHRDIRWLRCDIKSLNLLGAVLAKQEAVEKGCKEAILVRDGTVTEGSSSNVFIVRDGTLYTHPANNLILHGITRSIVLKCAGDEGIPVKEETFSVDDLYAADEAFITGTMVEVCPVIRVDDRKIGDGVPGPVTRRLQKAFDGQIAHQCGQMDGIMGERR; this is encoded by the coding sequence GTGATTTTGTGGAACGATCGATTGATCCCGCGAAACGAAGCATCCGTGGACATCGAGGATCGGGGATATCAGTTCGGAGACGGTATATACGAGGTGATCCGCGTTTACGGCGGAAAGGCCTTTTACCTCACGGAGCATCTCAACCGTCTGGAAAAGAGCGCCCGGGAAATCCGTCTGCCGCTTCCCTGGGACTTTGGACTTCTGGCCGAACGGATCAACCAATTGGTGGATGCCAACCGCCTTGTGGAGGGAACCATCTACCTTCAGGTCACCCGCGGCCGGGCTCCCCGCAATCACGCATTTCCTGAAAAGACAGAGCCCGTGCTCGTCGCCTACACAACGGAAGTGCCCCGGCCGGAGGCCATGCTGAAGGAGGGGATCCGGACCTGCACCCACAGGGATATCCGCTGGCTGCGCTGCGACATCAAAAGCCTCAATCTGCTGGGGGCGGTTCTGGCCAAACAGGAAGCCGTCGAAAAGGGGTGCAAGGAGGCCATCCTGGTCCGGGACGGGACCGTCACCGAAGGCAGCTCCTCCAATGTCTTCATCGTCAGGGACGGCACCCTGTACACCCACCCCGCCAACAACCTGATTCTCCACGGCATCACCCGGTCCATCGTTCTGAAATGCGCCGGGGATGAAGGAATTCCCGTGAAGGAGGAGACATTTTCCGTCGACGATCTGTATGCCGCCGACGAAGCCTTCATCACGGGGACGATGGTGGAAGTTTGTCCGGTCATCCGCGTGGATGACAGGAAGATCGGAGACGGCGTTCCCGGCCCCGTCACCCGGCGCCTGCAGAAGGCCTTTGACGGACAAATCGCCCATCAGTGCGGGCAAATGGATGGTATAATGGGTGAAAGGCGCTGA